The following are encoded in a window of Haloarcula halophila genomic DNA:
- a CDS encoding TrkH family potassium uptake protein yields MTLTSTGPGYGDLRVDWRASVSLVGTVVKYLSVPLVLPLLVALYYGDGITTFGVTIVVSVVLGVALEQFDADPDMGAREAFLMVSLTWLAVAIVGTFPYLIAGYGTESTLANPVNALFESMSGFTTTGATVMGSIGFERHSHALLLWRQLTQWLGGMGIVVLAVAILPELSVGGAQLMDAEAPGPGIEKLTPHIAETARVLWLAYFGFTLLEIGLLYGAHVSGFAPNMGVYNAVAHGLTTLPTGGFSPEARSIEAFSAVVQWIVIPFMVVAGTNFALIWRALREEPLSLPADSEFRFYTGVMAAFTAVIAGLLFAGVGAGLESSPSGVPTVPGNAERALRHATFQVVSIVTTTGYASMDFNTWGQSTKALLLFAMFLGGSAGSTGGSIKVIRWLVIIKSLRRELFTIVHPEAVTPVTLGGRALDERAIRGIYAFTLLYVVLFFLSVVLVFLDTVRVGYSVSVLEVMSAVAATLGNVGPGFGAVGPMNSYIDFAPTSKVYLILLMWAGRLEILPVFVLLTRAYWRS; encoded by the coding sequence GTGACTCTCACCAGTACGGGTCCGGGATACGGGGACCTTCGTGTCGATTGGCGGGCCTCCGTTTCGCTGGTCGGGACCGTCGTAAAGTACCTCTCGGTCCCGCTGGTACTCCCGTTGCTCGTCGCGCTGTACTACGGTGACGGGATCACGACGTTCGGTGTCACGATCGTCGTGAGCGTCGTCCTGGGCGTCGCGCTGGAACAGTTCGACGCTGACCCGGATATGGGTGCCCGTGAAGCGTTCCTGATGGTGTCGCTCACGTGGCTGGCCGTCGCGATCGTCGGCACCTTCCCCTACCTGATTGCGGGCTACGGGACCGAGTCGACGCTCGCGAATCCGGTCAACGCCCTCTTCGAGTCGATGTCCGGGTTCACAACGACCGGCGCGACCGTGATGGGTTCGATCGGGTTCGAACGACACTCACACGCCCTGTTGCTGTGGCGCCAACTCACCCAGTGGCTCGGCGGCATGGGGATCGTCGTTCTCGCCGTGGCTATCCTTCCGGAACTCTCCGTGGGTGGTGCCCAACTGATGGACGCGGAGGCACCCGGCCCGGGAATCGAGAAGCTCACGCCACACATCGCCGAGACCGCCCGCGTGCTCTGGCTCGCGTACTTCGGGTTTACGCTGCTGGAGATCGGCCTGTTGTACGGCGCCCACGTGTCGGGGTTCGCGCCGAACATGGGCGTGTACAACGCGGTCGCCCACGGGCTGACGACGCTCCCGACGGGCGGCTTCTCCCCCGAAGCCCGTTCGATCGAAGCGTTCTCCGCGGTCGTCCAGTGGATCGTCATCCCGTTCATGGTCGTCGCCGGCACCAACTTCGCGCTGATCTGGCGCGCACTCAGGGAGGAGCCGCTCTCGCTCCCGGCAGACAGCGAGTTCCGCTTCTATACGGGCGTGATGGCCGCGTTCACGGCCGTCATCGCCGGGCTTCTCTTTGCCGGGGTCGGCGCCGGGCTGGAATCCAGCCCGAGCGGCGTGCCGACCGTTCCGGGCAACGCGGAACGAGCGCTCAGACACGCCACGTTCCAGGTCGTCTCCATCGTGACGACGACCGGCTACGCGTCGATGGATTTCAACACCTGGGGCCAGTCGACGAAGGCCCTTCTGCTGTTTGCGATGTTTCTCGGTGGATCGGCCGGCTCGACCGGCGGTTCGATCAAGGTGATCCGCTGGCTGGTCATCATCAAATCGTTGCGCCGCGAGCTGTTCACGATCGTCCACCCCGAGGCCGTGACGCCGGTCACGCTGGGCGGACGGGCGCTCGACGAGCGGGCGATCCGGGGGATCTACGCGTTCACGTTGCTGTACGTCGTTCTCTTCTTCCTTAGCGTCGTGCTGGTGTTCCTGGATACGGTGCGGGTCGGCTACTCGGTCTCCGTACTGGAGGTCATGTCTGCCGTCGCGGCGACGCTTGGCAACGTCGGTCCGGGCTTCGGTGCTGTCGGTCCGATGAACAGCTACATCGACTTCGCCCCGACCAGTAAAGTGTACCTGATCCTGTTGATGTGGGCCGGCCGGCTGGAGATCCTGCCGGTGTTCGTCCTGTTGACGAGGGCGTACTGGCGGTCCTAA
- a CDS encoding universal stress protein, with amino-acid sequence MADLLDRVILPVDSDEDAASSARALAGQDYGEVVVINVIEKAGGAPDKAGVEQRELAAEEMFEAARDVLGDIETEISYGTDVVETIFGAAADHDATAVVVTPRGGSRFVQLITGDVALRLVTENDRPVVVLPDAESTTEVTDGDG; translated from the coding sequence ATGGCTGACCTGTTGGATCGGGTCATCCTCCCGGTCGACAGCGACGAGGACGCAGCGAGTTCCGCACGGGCGCTCGCGGGACAGGACTACGGCGAGGTCGTCGTCATCAACGTCATCGAGAAGGCCGGCGGCGCACCTGACAAGGCCGGCGTCGAGCAGCGCGAACTCGCCGCCGAAGAGATGTTCGAGGCCGCCAGGGACGTCCTCGGGGACATCGAGACCGAGATCAGCTACGGAACCGATGTCGTCGAGACGATCTTCGGGGCGGCCGCGGACCACGACGCGACGGCGGTCGTCGTGACACCACGGGGCGGGAGTCGGTTCGTGCAACTGATCACCGGTGACGTGGCACTGCGCCTGGTCACGGAGAACGACCGCCCGGTGGTCGTGCTGCCCGACGCCGAGTCGACGACGGAGGTGACAGACGGCGATGGGTGA
- the trkA gene encoding Trk system potassium transporter TrkA, protein MYVIIVGAGEVGSAIAESLADSHEVAVVDVDGDRVEKLMYDVDVLGVEGDGADLDTLQEAGIDGADMVIASTDNDETNIVTCGTAKTVADVFTISRVKSARFLRTWEHAEGALGVDHMVATNLMTAETVSRVIGLPAANDVETFAGGIVQMAQFEIIQSSPVTGQTVEEADRYESLTFAAIIRDDDVVIPSGDTVIETGDDAIVIGSRDSVQSFAHDVSPALDRARDVLIVGGSDIGYHTARLLQERGLKPRLIERDHERARELAEQLSGTTVLESDATDREFLEREHVEDVDAVVAALDSDEKNLLAGLLAKRLGADRAVAIVDAGEYVELFKEVGIDVAINPREVTAEEITRFTREHRAENVAIIQSDRAEVLEIEVDADSVLAGRPIRESVGDLPDGVVIGAITRDGELVIPRGDTVIEPDDHVVVFVDAAALDEASAKL, encoded by the coding sequence GTGTACGTAATCATCGTCGGTGCCGGCGAGGTCGGCTCCGCCATCGCCGAGAGCCTCGCGGACTCGCACGAGGTGGCCGTCGTCGACGTCGACGGCGACCGGGTCGAGAAGTTGATGTACGACGTCGACGTCCTCGGCGTCGAGGGCGACGGTGCGGACTTGGATACGCTCCAAGAGGCCGGAATCGACGGGGCGGACATGGTGATCGCCAGCACAGACAACGACGAGACGAACATCGTCACCTGCGGGACGGCAAAGACCGTCGCGGACGTGTTCACCATCTCCCGGGTCAAGAGCGCCCGGTTCCTCCGGACCTGGGAGCACGCCGAGGGAGCACTCGGCGTCGACCACATGGTCGCGACGAATCTCATGACCGCAGAGACTGTCAGTCGCGTCATCGGGCTCCCCGCGGCAAACGACGTCGAAACCTTCGCTGGCGGCATCGTCCAGATGGCCCAGTTCGAGATCATCCAGAGCAGTCCGGTCACTGGCCAGACCGTCGAGGAGGCCGACCGCTACGAGTCGCTTACCTTCGCCGCGATCATCCGGGACGACGATGTCGTCATCCCCAGCGGGGACACCGTCATCGAGACGGGCGACGACGCCATCGTCATCGGCAGCCGCGACAGCGTCCAGTCGTTTGCACACGACGTATCGCCGGCGCTCGACCGCGCTCGCGACGTACTCATCGTCGGCGGCAGCGACATCGGCTACCACACTGCACGCCTCCTCCAGGAACGCGGACTCAAACCCCGGTTGATCGAGCGCGACCACGAGCGGGCACGGGAACTGGCCGAGCAACTCTCCGGAACGACCGTCCTGGAGAGCGACGCGACAGACCGCGAGTTCCTCGAACGGGAACACGTCGAGGACGTCGACGCCGTCGTCGCGGCCCTCGATAGCGACGAGAAGAACCTGCTCGCCGGACTGCTCGCCAAGCGTCTGGGCGCCGACCGGGCCGTCGCGATCGTCGACGCCGGGGAGTACGTCGAGCTGTTCAAGGAGGTCGGCATCGACGTGGCGATCAACCCCCGAGAGGTCACCGCCGAGGAGATCACCCGGTTCACCCGGGAACACCGTGCGGAAAACGTCGCGATCATCCAGTCCGACCGCGCCGAGGTCCTCGAAATCGAGGTCGACGCCGACAGCGTGCTGGCCGGGCGTCCGATCCGGGAGTCCGTCGGGGACCTCCCGGACGGAGTCGTCATCGGCGCGATCACCCGCGACGGCGAACTGGTCATCCCCCGTGGTGACACTGTCATCGAGCCCGACGATCACGTCGTCGTGTTCGTCGACGCCGCGGCCCTCGACGAGGCCAGCGCGAAACTGTGA
- a CDS encoding amino acid permease, whose protein sequence is MGDEDLAKDLGPLAALTIGVGTMIGAGIFVLPGEAIMNAGSMAAVAFVLGGVIAMFTALSASELGTAMPRSGGAYYYVNHALGPLFGSVAGWANWLGLAFASAFYMVGFGRYIARIFGLSGSVGAGPLSLSYIQLIALVGGALFVAINYVGAKETGRLQNVIVVLLVAILAVFTFLGTLRADPANLPPARDVVTTLETTGLIFVSYLGFVQITSVAEEIKDPGKNLPRAVIGSVVLVTVIYALVLVVMSAAVPQGFIADLFVDIPADEPRPIAVVEIGEYLQGALMGGALLFGGLLATASSANASILASSRINFAMGRDGIVTPALNEIHDRFGTPYRAIGITGGLILLFIVIGDIALLSGAASGLHLIIYGLLNIALIVMRVVAPEEYAPDFTVPLFPLLPILGTILSFALLAFVPGEALLLTFGIAGAAVLWYVGYARTRTEKQGILSEHILSRSDELPDAAVNAAAGVQPDGGQYRVMVPLANPEHETELITLASAIAKQRGGTVVATHIVTVPDQTALAGAAERADEIDETSAGLLQSAREDAETFGVDVETHTIISHRSFDEIFDAAKTHDADLVVMGWGPDAHGSPGRAESAFDELTESVPCDFLVLRDRGFDPSRILLPTAGGPDSDLSAEIARLLQAEYGSEVTLLNVASGDESEAEARDFLDAWAADHELTDATRRIETGDVEHAIESAAEDATLVLIGATEEGLLRRLMSGSLVLDVVDDVECSVLLAEKHRSRSLLERLFG, encoded by the coding sequence ATGGGTGACGAGGACCTCGCGAAGGATCTCGGCCCGTTGGCCGCGCTGACGATCGGTGTCGGAACGATGATCGGGGCCGGGATCTTCGTTCTCCCGGGCGAGGCGATCATGAACGCCGGTTCGATGGCCGCCGTCGCGTTCGTCCTCGGGGGTGTCATCGCGATGTTCACGGCGCTGTCGGCCAGCGAACTCGGGACCGCCATGCCCCGCTCGGGCGGTGCGTACTACTACGTCAACCACGCGCTGGGGCCGCTGTTTGGCTCGGTCGCCGGCTGGGCGAACTGGCTCGGCCTGGCGTTCGCCAGCGCCTTCTACATGGTCGGCTTCGGCCGCTACATCGCACGGATCTTCGGACTCAGTGGCTCGGTCGGTGCCGGGCCGCTCTCGCTTTCGTACATCCAACTGATCGCACTGGTCGGCGGAGCCCTCTTCGTCGCGATCAACTACGTCGGCGCCAAGGAGACCGGTCGGCTCCAGAACGTCATCGTCGTCCTCCTGGTGGCCATCCTGGCGGTGTTCACCTTCCTGGGGACGCTGCGGGCCGACCCTGCGAACCTCCCGCCCGCCCGTGACGTCGTCACGACACTGGAGACGACGGGACTGATCTTCGTCTCGTATCTGGGGTTCGTCCAGATCACGAGCGTCGCCGAAGAGATCAAAGACCCGGGAAAGAACCTCCCGCGTGCGGTCATCGGTAGCGTCGTCCTCGTGACGGTCATCTACGCGCTGGTCTTGGTCGTCATGAGCGCGGCCGTCCCCCAAGGGTTCATCGCTGACCTGTTCGTCGACATCCCGGCGGACGAGCCACGACCCATCGCCGTCGTCGAGATCGGGGAGTACCTCCAGGGGGCGCTGATGGGCGGTGCGTTGCTGTTCGGCGGCCTGCTGGCGACGGCCTCCAGCGCGAACGCGTCGATCCTGGCGTCCTCGCGGATCAACTTCGCGATGGGACGGGACGGTATCGTCACGCCGGCGCTCAACGAGATCCACGATCGCTTCGGGACGCCCTACCGCGCCATCGGGATCACCGGCGGGCTCATCCTGCTGTTCATCGTGATCGGCGACATCGCGCTGCTGTCCGGTGCCGCCTCCGGCCTCCACCTGATCATCTACGGGCTGTTGAACATCGCACTGATCGTGATGCGGGTCGTCGCACCCGAGGAGTACGCGCCGGACTTTACCGTCCCGCTGTTCCCGCTGTTGCCGATCCTGGGCACGATACTGTCCTTCGCCCTGCTCGCCTTCGTCCCGGGCGAGGCGCTGTTGCTCACGTTCGGGATCGCCGGTGCGGCCGTCCTCTGGTACGTCGGCTACGCCCGGACCCGCACCGAGAAGCAGGGCATCCTCTCGGAGCACATCCTCTCGCGCTCGGACGAGTTGCCCGACGCTGCGGTCAACGCCGCCGCGGGGGTCCAACCCGACGGGGGTCAGTACCGCGTGATGGTCCCGCTTGCGAACCCGGAACACGAGACGGAACTCATCACGCTTGCCAGCGCCATCGCCAAACAGCGTGGTGGGACAGTCGTCGCGACCCACATCGTCACGGTACCGGACCAGACCGCCCTGGCCGGCGCTGCCGAGCGTGCCGACGAGATCGACGAGACCTCGGCCGGATTGCTCCAGAGTGCCCGTGAGGACGCCGAGACGTTCGGCGTCGACGTCGAGACACACACGATCATCTCCCACCGATCGTTCGACGAGATCTTCGACGCCGCCAAGACCCACGACGCGGACCTCGTCGTGATGGGGTGGGGGCCGGACGCCCACGGCTCGCCGGGCCGCGCCGAGTCCGCGTTCGACGAACTGACCGAGTCGGTGCCGTGTGACTTCCTGGTGTTGCGCGACCGCGGGTTCGACCCCTCGCGAATCCTCCTGCCGACCGCCGGCGGTCCGGACTCGGATCTCTCGGCCGAGATCGCGCGACTGCTCCAGGCCGAATACGGCTCGGAAGTGACGCTGTTGAACGTCGCCAGCGGCGACGAGTCCGAGGCCGAAGCGCGGGACTTCCTAGACGCCTGGGCTGCCGATCACGAACTCACGGACGCCACACGCCGGATCGAAACCGGAGACGTCGAGCACGCGATCGAATCGGCCGCCGAGGACGCGACACTGGTGTTGATCGGCGCGACCGAGGAGGGACTGCTCCGGCGGCTGATGTCGGGATCCCTCGTGCTCGACGTCGTCGACGACGTGGAATGTTCGGTCCTGCTGGCCGAGAAACACCGGAGCCGCAGCCTGTTGGAGCGGTTGTTCGGGTAA